The Chitinivibrio alkaliphilus ACht1 DNA window CTCCGTAACTTAAGGCAAGTTGCAGAACAAGCCCTGTGTTATTCTTTGTTTTTTCCACAGCCTCAAAGAGGGTTTTTTGCACAGACTCGGGAAGACGATCTTTATTTCCGAGGAATACAATTTTGGCTTGTTTCTGTGCAAGGGTTTTTAACTCCTTTTTCATCATCTCAACAAAAAGGCTCATAAGCAGAGAGACTTCATTCTGTGGTCGTTTCCAGTTCTCTGCTGAAAAAACATAGAGTGTGAGGTATTTAATACCTAAGTGGTCACAGTAATCAATGGTACGACGAACGGCCCGCACTCCATTTCGATGTCCCACAGGGCGGGGCTTATTCCGTTTCTGAGCCCACCGGCCATTACCGTCCATAATAATGCCGATATGGCGGGGCATGGATACGTCTTTGTTCATAATCGTCGCTCAATCTCGTTTTGTTGATTTGTCAGCACGATTTGTGGAGTAGGGGGGGTGTCACAGAGCTCGTAGCCCATAATAATTACTTCTTCTCCCCGTTTTATGAGATGGGCTGCAGCACCGTTTGTACAAATGACACCGCTATATTCTTTGCCGGCAATGACATACGTCTCAAGTCGTGCCCCTGAGGTATTGCTGACAACCGACACTTTTTCTCCGGGAAGAATACCAACTGCTTGGAGGAGGTGGCTGTCAATGGTGATAGAGCCCACATAGTCAAGTTCGGCTTGGGTTACCGTTGCCTTGTGTATTTTAGAACGTAAAAACCAGCGCATACCCGTAATCATCTTTCCTGGGAGTAAATTCGTGTTATAAAATAGCATGGGGTGTAACTTCAAATCAATAGAAGATACAAAAGTATCTGTTCTTTTTATCTCTGAAGAGTGGGGTCTCGTAGGTGGTATTCAGAAGGTTGTAAAACTTTGTGAAAAGGTTTTTGTGGTGCTTTGTGTTCTGAAAAGAGGCTTGTAAAGCTGGTTATTGAGAAAAAGGTTCGCAAATGAAAAAAAAACTCTCTTTAATCTTCCATAAACATATATTGAAGTAGTGAAAAAAATCACGAACAAGGGCGTGAAAATGCAACTCTCAGATCCAACCTTAAAACGACTCACCGCCATTTACCGGGTGTTGTCACGGCTTATTTGTTTTGAACCGGATATTGTCAGCCTCTCTTCTACGAAGTTGGGTGAATATATCGGATATCCAGCGCATACCGTGCGTAAGGACATTAGCTATCTTGGAGAGGTGGGTAACAGTGGTAAAGGGTATGGAGTACGGGAATTGCATGATTTTATCGCACAGAAACTGGGCTTAGATACTGCACGTCGTGCGGCTGTGGTTGGTCTTGGTAGAATTGGTTCTGCCATTCTTGATTATGGTCGATTCAGCCAAGCAGGCTTTGATGTAGTTGCCGGGTTTGATTCTGATATAAACCTTGTTGACAGTATGGTGAGCAGTGTTCCCGTATATCCTTCCTATGATATTCCTGAAATAGTACAGCGGCATGCTATAGAGCTTGCCTTTCTTGCGGTTCCTGCTGGTGCTGCCGAGAAAAGTGTTGCTCGTCTTGTTGCGGGGGGTATTAAGGGAGTGGTTAATTTTTCTCCGCTCATTATGAAACACGATACGATAATAATTCGAAATATGGATATTACCGGCGAATTGACCTTGTTGTCTGCGTTAATTACGGTAAAACATTTATAACCTGGAGGCTCTTTATGGCACGAGTATGGAATTTTTCTGCAGGCCCTTCTGCTTTACCAATCAATGTATTGAAGAAAGCACAGGAACAGATGGTTGAATATCCCGGAGCAGGAATGTCTGTGATGGAAATGAGTCACCGATCTAAGTCCTTTACGGAGATTATTACGACGGCGGAAGCAAATCTTCGTTCCCTTATGAATATTCCCGATTCGTATAAGGTGCTTTTTCTCCAAGGCGGTGCATCTTCACAGTTTGCCATGGTACCCTTAAACCTTCTTGCAGAGGGTGAGACAGCGGATTATATTAATACGGGAAGATGGTCTACCATGGCTATCAAGGAGGGACAAAAACTTCGTTATGCTCAGGTGATTGCCTCTTCAGAGGATGAGAATTTTTCCTACATCCCTAAGATTACTAAAAGCGATTGCACCCCTGGAGCTAAGTATCTTCATTTTACTGAAAACAACACTATCTACGGGACAACTTTTTATTCCGTTCCTGAAACAGATGCTCGTATTGTAACAGATATGTCCTCCAGTATTCTTTCCCGTGAAGTTGATGTGAATCAGTATGACCTCATCTACGCGGGAGCACAGAAAAATATGGGCCCCGCGGGTGTAACCGTTGTAATTGTACGAGAAGAGCTCCTCGGCATGGCCGATTCTTCCGTTCCTACCATGTTTAATTACCAAACCCACGCAGAAAAAGACTCGCTTTTTAATACGCCCCCGACCTTTGGTATTTACATGCTTGGTTTAGTGTGTGAAGAGCTCATGAATATGGGTGGATTAGCTGAGGTAGAACGAATTAATCGTGCAAAGGCCGAGTTACTGTATAACACCATTGATGAATCGGATCTTTTTTCCGGTACGGTACGGGTTGAAGATCGTTCTATTACGAATATTCCCTTTGTGCTTCCTACGGACGAACTGAACGCCGCCTTTATTGCTGAAGCAACAGACCGAGGTATTGCAAATATTAAGGGGCATCGCTCTGTTGGTGGCATGCGTGCTTCTATTTACAATGGGGTACCCATGGAAGGCGTAGCGTTTTTAGTAGATTTTATGAAAGAATTTGAGAAGAAAAATAAATAAGGAGCGTATATGTTTAAGGTACAAACATTTAATAAAATATCCTCAAAGGGGCTCGATCTGCTGCCCCGTGATACCTATGAAATTGCCTCTGAGATATCCCATCCTGATGCGGTTATTCTACGGAGTCATAAAATGCACGGTATGGAGCTGCCGGAATCAGTACTTGCCGTAGCCCGGGCAGGTGCCGGTACAAATAATGTTCCTGTTGAAGAGTATGGAAAAAAGGGTGTTGTGGTTTTTAATACTCCCGGAGCAAACGCAAACAGTGTAAAAGAGCTTGTCCTCACGGGGATGCTTCTCTCTTCACGGCGTATTGTTGATAGTATCAACTGGGCAAAGACCCTTGTTGGTGAAGGAGATGAGGTTCCAAAGCTTATTGAAAAGAATAAGTCTAATTTTACTGGGCCGGAGATTCAAGGAAAAACCATTGGTATTATTGGTTTGGGGGCTATTGGTGTTATGGTGGCTAATGCTGCGACAGCCCTGGGCATGGATGTGGTTGGGTATGACCCCTATCTTTCTGTTGACGGTGCTCTTGCCATGTCACGAAAGGTTCGTCGTGTTGATGCCTTGGAAACACTTATTAAGTCTTCAGATTATATTACGATCCATGTTCCACTTAACGACCACACCAAGGGCATGATTAATGAAGAAAAGTTAAGCATGGTAAAACCTGGCGTTCGTATTCTTAATTTTTCTCGGGGTGGTTTGGTGAATAATGGTGATATCACCAAGGCCTTAGAGAATGGTTCCGTGGCATACTATGTAACGGATTTCCCCGATGAGGATATGATCAAGACTGACAAGGTGATTGCCATCCCGCATTTGGGTGCATCTACTCCCGAGGCAACAGATAATTGTGCCACCATGGCAGCAACTCAGCTTCGTGATTTCCTTGAACAAGGAAATATTAAAAATTCCGTAAATTTTCCCAATGTATCACAGGCTCGTATTCCGGGAACACAGCGTATTACCGTGACAAACCGGGATGTTCCTAATATGGTTAGTCAGATATCTACGGTCTTAGGAGAGAGTAATTTGAATATTGAAGGAATGGTCAATAGTTCTCGGGGCGATATTGCGTACAATATTGTTGATGTTGAAGGAACTGTCGAGCAGGGATTACTTGAAAAATTAGAATCTATTGAAGGTGTTGTGAATGTTCGGCTGATTCCGTAAAGTCACATATCTTACACCCATGGGGCTGTTTTTCCAAAAACAGCCCTTTTTTTTTATAAAAATTTTGTAAATCGGCTTTGTCGTAATTATTTTTGAAGACGTTTGTATGCCCCCTTTGTGTCACCACAGGCGTGCTATCGGTCAGGGGTATATCGTGTTCATGGCAAATTAACTTGTATAAAAATAAAGGAGAACAAATGGATTACATTAATCGTGTCCTTTCTGAGGTTGCGAAAAAAAACAGCTGCGAAGAGGAGTTTATTCAAGCTGTTCGGGAAGTACTTAAGGCTCTTTCACCCATTGTGGAAAAGCATCCAGAGTATGAGGACTACGGCTTGCTCGAGCGGATTGTTGAACCGGAGCGGCAGATTGTCTTTCGCGTTCCTTGGGTTGATGATGCGGGAAAGGTGCGGGTTAATCGTGGTTTTCGTATTCAGTTTAATAGTGCTATTGGACCATATAAGGGGGGATTGCGTTTTCACCCCACGGTAAACCTTGGTATTGTGAAATTCCTTGGTTTTGAGCAGATGTTTAAAAATGCCTTGACAGGATTGCCCATTGGGGGTGGAAAAGGTGGAGCAGACTTTGACCCAAAGGGAAAATCCGATAATGAGATTATGCGTTTTTGCCAAAGTTTTATGGCAGAGCTGTATCGCCATATCGGTATTAATATTGATGTTCCTGCTGGTGATATTGGTGTTGGTGCTCGAGAGATCGGGTATCTTTTTGGACAGTACAAGCGCATTACCAAATCCTACGATGCAGGAATTTTGACCGGTAAAGGCTTGGGGTATTGGGGGTCTTTTGTACGAAAAGAGGCTACGGGATATGGATTGGTGTACTTTATGCATGAAATGCTTAAGGCACACGATCTCGACTTTACCGGAAAAAAAGTGATTATTTCTGGTTCTGGAAATGTGGCAATCTATGCGCATGAAAAAGTGACTCAGCTCGGTGGTACGGTTATCGCCATGAGTGATTCTGGTGGCTATATCCATGATGCAGAAGGGGTGAATCTTGATACGGTGAAGCAGTTAAAGGAGGTGGAGCGCAAACGTCTTCATGAATATACACAGCACCACACCAATGCACAGTATCACGAAGGATCGCAAAATATCTGGTCTCTAGCCTGTGATATTGCACTACCCTGTGCAACGCAGAATGAGATTACTCTTACGGAAGCACAGAATCTTGTTCGCAATGGTGTTGTTGCTCTTGGTGAAGGGGCAAACATGCCGTGTACAGATGAGGCAATTGATTATCTTGTGGACAATAAGGTCTTCATGGGGCCAGCCAAGGCTGCTAATGCTGGTGGTGTGGCAACATCAGCTCTTGAAATGAGTCAAAACAGTATGCGACTTTCATGGAGCTTTGAAGAGGTTGACGCTCGTTTGAAGGCGATCATGGTAAACATATTTCGTGAAGCCAAGGAGGCGGCTGAGGAGTATGGAAGTCCCGGTAATTATGTTATTGGTTCAAATATTGCCGGCTTTAAAAAAGTGGCCGATGCCATGTTAGCCCAAGGCATTGTATAAGTTCCCAAACGGCAGCAGTTTTTTTGCTGCCGTTTTTCTTTCGTCTCACGGGGGAACAAAGTTTATATTAAGGTGAGTGCCACCTTTAAAACGCGAAACTATGTCAGAAACACTCACGGCCCTAACAAATAGTCGCTTCTTTAAGCTGTTTAATGAACAAAAAGAGCTCTTGATTATTCTCGGGCTTGTTGCTATTGTCATACTGATGATTATCCCGCTTCCCACGTGGATGATGGATTTTCTCTTATCGACAAACATTATGATTGCTCTCATTATTCTTCTGATCTCTATGTATAATAGGGAAGCCCTAGACTTTTCTATTTTCCCCACGGTTCTCCTCGTGGTAACTCTCTTTCGACTCTCCTTAAATATTGCAACAACCCGTTTAATCTTAGGTCAGGGACAAGCAGGTCACGTTATAGAGACCTTTGGGAGTTTTGTCACCGGCGGTAATATTGTCGTCGGGGTTATTATATTTATTATCATCATGGTTGTTCAGTTTATGGTGATTACGAAAGGGTCTGGGCGTATTGCAGAGGTGGCAGCCCGATTTACCCTTGACGCAATGCCGGGAAAACAGATGGCTATTGATGCGGATATGAATGCCGGGCTTATTAATGAACAGCAGGCACGACAGCGTCGGGAAAAGATTACCCGTGAGGCAGATTTTTACGGGGCCATGGACGGGGCTTCAAAGTTTGTAAAGGGCGATGCCATTGCCGGTATTATCATAACCCTTATCAATATTCTCGCCGGTTTTATTGTGGGGATGCTCCAGCAGGGGTTGAGTGCCGGAGAGAGCTTGCAGGTCTTTACCACCCTTACTATTGGTGATGGCTTAGTGAGTCAGATTCCCGCCTTGATGATTTCCACCGGAGCGGGCATTATTGTGAGTCGGGCCGCCAGCGAAGGAACCTTGGGGCAGGATTTAAGTAAACAGATATTTTCCAATTATACGGTGCTCTTTGTCACAGCCTTTATCATGGTTATTTTTGCATTCATTCCCGGTCTGCCTTCTCTTATTTTTCTCCTTTTGGCCTTTATTATCGGTGGTACGGGGTTTATGACGATGCACAATATCTTCGGTGTTGCAAACGAGCAGGATCTTCCCGATGAGGCGTATGAAGAAGAGGAGGGTCTCGGTGCTCCTGAGGAAGAGCGTGTGGAGGACTTTCTTGTGGTAGATCCACTGGAACTGGAGATTGGCTATGGACTTATTCCCTTGGTTGATAGTGCTCAAGGGGGGGATCTTCTTGACAGAATTCAGCAGATACGTAAACAGTTAGCAGCTGAACTTGGTTTTATTATTCCGCCCGTACGAATTCGCGATAATATGCAGCTTGAGCCGAATCAGTATGTAATAAAAATTCGCACCATTCCTGTGGCGCAGGGAGAACTGATGAGTGGTTCTTATTTAGCCATGGATCCGGGTAATGTCACTGATACTATTCGGGGTATAGAAACCGTCGAGCCCGCCTTTGGTCTTCCCGCTCTTTGGATCACTGAAAGCCAGAAAGATGAGGCAGAGCTTTGTGGTTACACCGTGGTAGAGCTTCCTGCTGTTTTGGCAACTCATTTAACCGAGATTATCAAGGCCAATGCAGACGATCTCTTAACCCGACAAGATGTACAAGAGCTTTTGAATAATATAAAAGATACCCATAAAGCGGTTATTGATGAGGTGACCCCCAATATCCTCAGCCTTGGAGAGATACATCGGGTGCTTGCGAATCTTCTCCATGAAGGAGTTTCAATTCGAGATCTTCCTCTTATTTTGGAGATACTCAGCGATGCAGCACGGATGAATAAAAATCTTGATGTTGTCACTGAGTATGTTCGAAACGGCCTTGCGCCACAGATTTGTACTGCCCTGAAAAATGAAGATAACACGCTACGGGTGATCACCATTGACCCTAACCTTGAGGCTCAGCTGGAAAATGCCTTACAGGAATATGAAGGCGGAGTAAAACTTAATCTTTCTCCCACAGATGCGGGGCGTGTTTCCGATGCTGTTCTCCGCAGTGCTGCAGCAGTACGAGAGATGGGAGAGGTTCCAATTATGGTGGTTTCCCCGGTAATTCGTTTGCAGATTAAAAAACTCTCAGATGCCGTAGTACCCGAGTTGATTGTTTTATCGTATAATGAAATTGTGAGTGGAATAGAGTTGCAATCCCTTGACATGGTATCCTTGGAAGAGCAAGATGAGTAGAGGAGTTTCGGCCTGATGAAAATAAAGAAGTACACTGCACAGACTATGAAAGAGGCCTTGATTAAGGTGAAGGAAGACCTTGGTGATTCTGCAATGATCTTGAAGAGTCAGCGTCTCCAGCGGTCTCTTCTACCCGGAAAAGATGGGGGCGTAGAGGTTACCGCGGCGGTTGATGAAGAGGCGGAAGCATCCAGTGCCGCTCACCAGCCCCTTTCCCATGGCGATACTGGTGCTGGGCCGAAACTCAATACAAGTTATACATCGCATCTGCGTCATTTGTCCAGTCAGGGTGAAGAGCTTCGTTCCAGTGCATCCCGTCCGCCCGTATACGAAAAGGTTGCCCCCTCTGCCAAGAAAGAATCGGCAACTCAACAGCAGCGTGATACGTCCTCATCAGAAGAGGATACAAAGGGTGTTCAGATAATCAAACTTCACGATGAGATTAGTGAGATGAAGACCCTTCTTGCATCGATTTTGGCAACGGGGGAGACCCGGGCTTCTGGGGGGTATGCCGGTCCATGGGCCATTCTCTATAAGCGGTTGTATGACTCAGGAATTCGTGAGGAGACCGCCCGTGATCTTATTGCCAGTCTTAAAGAAATATCCCCCAACCCCGGTAAGGAAATTAACCATGAATTCATGAAGATTCTGGCCCAAAGTTTCCCTACCATGGGTAAGGGCGGCTCGGGCAGAATGCAGGTGTTTGTTGGGCCGACGGGAGCGGGAAAAACAACTACCATTGCAAAACTTGCTGCATATTACTCCTTGGAAAAACGGAAACGGGTCTCCTTGATCACTTCAGATACGTACCGTATTGCCGCGGTGGAACAGCTACGGGTGTATGCGGAAATTGTGGGGGTTGATTTGCAGGTCGCCTATGGTGCAGAAGATATTCCCGACCTCCTTGAAAACACCCGTGAGAGTGAGATTGTTCTAGTTGATACGGCCGGGCGTAGTCAGAAACATCGCGAGCATCTTAAGGAGCTTCATACCTTCCTTTCATGCATTCAGGCGGATACGATCCACTTAGTATTAAGTGCAGGAACCAAGGAAGAAGATTTACGTGATATTATACGACGCTACACCCCCTTCCATATCGGGCATCTTGTATTTACAAAGCTTGACGAAACGCTCACCCTTGGTAATGTATATAATATTGTAAATGAGTTTCTCATCCCCGTATCATACCTTACATTTGGCCAAAATGTTCCTGATGATATAGAATTTGCTCAATCAGGGGTGTTTGTGAAAAAACTTCTGGAAAGGAGTTCTCTCTAAATGGATCAGGCAGATTCGCTCCGTACGTTAATGCAACAGAGTTTTTCACGAGTACGTGATGACCATTCTACCGGTACCGTCTTGTCTATTACAAGTGGGAAAGGCGGGGTTGGAAAATCGAACGTCTCAATTTTTTTGGCCCGTGCCTTTGCACAGCAGCAGAAGCGGATACTTCTTTTGGATGGAGATATGGGGGTTGCAAATCTCCACATTCTTCTTGGATGTAGTGGGAGAAGCTCTCTGGGAGATTTTTTCAAATCGTCGCGCTCCTTGGGGGATATTGTAGAACCGGTTTTTTCTGGGGTAGATCTTATTACGGGGCTTTCCGGAGAGCAGGCGCACAGTATTTCTCCAGAGCGCACCGGAGCCTTTCTGACAGCCATGGGAGAATTGTCTCGGCAATATGACTATTTAATTATCGATGGTGGTGCAGGGATTGGACGCGACGCCATGGATCTTGCTCATTTTGGAGATATGACCCTCTTGGTTATCACTCCTGAACCAACGTCTCTTGCCGATGCGTATGCGGTTATCAAACTATTGCAACGACGGGGAAGAAACCAATTCTATGTTGTTGTTAATATGGCAGATAGTGATGATGAAGGGGCGGCGGTGTTTGAGCAACTTGCCTTAATTTGTCAAAAATATCTTTCCCTTACTCCAGTGCTTTTGGGAGTACTTCCCCGGGAAAAGCAGATTGTTTCATCTATCAGAAGCGAGCGTTCCTTGTCTGATCTTCCTGATTTAGGAAGTTTTACCCTGCGTATAAAGCATGTTGCTAAACAAATTGATCATGCATTCGCTTCTTCTCATTCTTTAAGGGGGCTTTAATGGGAAAGAAAGAGATCTCCACGGAGGCAGCACGTAAAAAGACAAAAAATCTTTCCGTGCTCTTTGCGTTTTTATTTTTTCTGTTTCTGTTTTTTGTATTTATCAACTTCACCGTTCCCTCCGATGTGACTTTTCTGATGATGGCTCTTATTCGAGCCTCCATAGGTGCCATGGTATTTTGGGTGTTTTGCTTAATCGTCATAGATATTATTGTAAAATCAGTTGTGGATGACATCGATCCGGATGATCTGAACCCTCTGGAAGGAGGTCTTGAGCAACATATCCATGAACGAAAAAACGAGAAACAAGTACAGATTGTTGAGATAGAGACAGGGCGGAAAAAGAAAAAATAAGTTGGCACTCCCTGTAATTTATTGTATTATATACTTTTCTTACAAGACTTCTTCTATTGAAAGACTGGGTTATGGCGGAATTAGCACATCTCTGGAAACAATATAAGGAACATAATTCCAAGGTAGCCATGGATAAG harbors:
- a CDS encoding isoprenyl transferase, translated to MNKDVSMPRHIGIIMDGNGRWAQKRNKPRPVGHRNGVRAVRRTIDYCDHLGIKYLTLYVFSAENWKRPQNEVSLLMSLFVEMMKKELKTLAQKQAKIVFLGNKDRLPESVQKTLFEAVEKTKNNTGLVLQLALSYGGRDEIVEATKQICRDALSPEDISEELFAHYLFQPNTPDPELIIRTGGNFRISNFLLWQAAYAELYFTETLWPDFTEKELDAALNEFHLRERRFGRVRE
- the panD gene encoding aspartate 1-decarboxylase, whose amino-acid sequence is MRWFLRSKIHKATVTQAELDYVGSITIDSHLLQAVGILPGEKVSVVSNTSGARLETYVIAGKEYSGVICTNGAAAHLIKRGEEVIIMGYELCDTPPTPQIVLTNQQNEIERRL
- a CDS encoding redox-sensing transcriptional repressor Rex; this translates as MQLSDPTLKRLTAIYRVLSRLICFEPDIVSLSSTKLGEYIGYPAHTVRKDISYLGEVGNSGKGYGVRELHDFIAQKLGLDTARRAAVVGLGRIGSAILDYGRFSQAGFDVVAGFDSDINLVDSMVSSVPVYPSYDIPEIVQRHAIELAFLAVPAGAAEKSVARLVAGGIKGVVNFSPLIMKHDTIIIRNMDITGELTLLSALITVKHL
- the serC gene encoding 3-phosphoserine/phosphohydroxythreonine transaminase, which produces MARVWNFSAGPSALPINVLKKAQEQMVEYPGAGMSVMEMSHRSKSFTEIITTAEANLRSLMNIPDSYKVLFLQGGASSQFAMVPLNLLAEGETADYINTGRWSTMAIKEGQKLRYAQVIASSEDENFSYIPKITKSDCTPGAKYLHFTENNTIYGTTFYSVPETDARIVTDMSSSILSREVDVNQYDLIYAGAQKNMGPAGVTVVIVREELLGMADSSVPTMFNYQTHAEKDSLFNTPPTFGIYMLGLVCEELMNMGGLAEVERINRAKAELLYNTIDESDLFSGTVRVEDRSITNIPFVLPTDELNAAFIAEATDRGIANIKGHRSVGGMRASIYNGVPMEGVAFLVDFMKEFEKKNK
- a CDS encoding phosphoglycerate dehydrogenase, with the translated sequence MFKVQTFNKISSKGLDLLPRDTYEIASEISHPDAVILRSHKMHGMELPESVLAVARAGAGTNNVPVEEYGKKGVVVFNTPGANANSVKELVLTGMLLSSRRIVDSINWAKTLVGEGDEVPKLIEKNKSNFTGPEIQGKTIGIIGLGAIGVMVANAATALGMDVVGYDPYLSVDGALAMSRKVRRVDALETLIKSSDYITIHVPLNDHTKGMINEEKLSMVKPGVRILNFSRGGLVNNGDITKALENGSVAYYVTDFPDEDMIKTDKVIAIPHLGASTPEATDNCATMAATQLRDFLEQGNIKNSVNFPNVSQARIPGTQRITVTNRDVPNMVSQISTVLGESNLNIEGMVNSSRGDIAYNIVDVEGTVEQGLLEKLESIEGVVNVRLIP
- the gdhA gene encoding NADP-specific glutamate dehydrogenase, which translates into the protein MDYINRVLSEVAKKNSCEEEFIQAVREVLKALSPIVEKHPEYEDYGLLERIVEPERQIVFRVPWVDDAGKVRVNRGFRIQFNSAIGPYKGGLRFHPTVNLGIVKFLGFEQMFKNALTGLPIGGGKGGADFDPKGKSDNEIMRFCQSFMAELYRHIGINIDVPAGDIGVGAREIGYLFGQYKRITKSYDAGILTGKGLGYWGSFVRKEATGYGLVYFMHEMLKAHDLDFTGKKVIISGSGNVAIYAHEKVTQLGGTVIAMSDSGGYIHDAEGVNLDTVKQLKEVERKRLHEYTQHHTNAQYHEGSQNIWSLACDIALPCATQNEITLTEAQNLVRNGVVALGEGANMPCTDEAIDYLVDNKVFMGPAKAANAGGVATSALEMSQNSMRLSWSFEEVDARLKAIMVNIFREAKEAAEEYGSPGNYVIGSNIAGFKKVADAMLAQGIV
- the flhA gene encoding flagellar biosynthesis protein FlhA — translated: MSETLTALTNSRFFKLFNEQKELLIILGLVAIVILMIIPLPTWMMDFLLSTNIMIALIILLISMYNREALDFSIFPTVLLVVTLFRLSLNIATTRLILGQGQAGHVIETFGSFVTGGNIVVGVIIFIIIMVVQFMVITKGSGRIAEVAARFTLDAMPGKQMAIDADMNAGLINEQQARQRREKITREADFYGAMDGASKFVKGDAIAGIIITLINILAGFIVGMLQQGLSAGESLQVFTTLTIGDGLVSQIPALMISTGAGIIVSRAASEGTLGQDLSKQIFSNYTVLFVTAFIMVIFAFIPGLPSLIFLLLAFIIGGTGFMTMHNIFGVANEQDLPDEAYEEEEGLGAPEEERVEDFLVVDPLELEIGYGLIPLVDSAQGGDLLDRIQQIRKQLAAELGFIIPPVRIRDNMQLEPNQYVIKIRTIPVAQGELMSGSYLAMDPGNVTDTIRGIETVEPAFGLPALWITESQKDEAELCGYTVVELPAVLATHLTEIIKANADDLLTRQDVQELLNNIKDTHKAVIDEVTPNILSLGEIHRVLANLLHEGVSIRDLPLILEILSDAARMNKNLDVVTEYVRNGLAPQICTALKNEDNTLRVITIDPNLEAQLENALQEYEGGVKLNLSPTDAGRVSDAVLRSAAAVREMGEVPIMVVSPVIRLQIKKLSDAVVPELIVLSYNEIVSGIELQSLDMVSLEEQDE
- the flhF gene encoding flagellar biosynthesis protein FlhF; translation: MKIKKYTAQTMKEALIKVKEDLGDSAMILKSQRLQRSLLPGKDGGVEVTAAVDEEAEASSAAHQPLSHGDTGAGPKLNTSYTSHLRHLSSQGEELRSSASRPPVYEKVAPSAKKESATQQQRDTSSSEEDTKGVQIIKLHDEISEMKTLLASILATGETRASGGYAGPWAILYKRLYDSGIREETARDLIASLKEISPNPGKEINHEFMKILAQSFPTMGKGGSGRMQVFVGPTGAGKTTTIAKLAAYYSLEKRKRVSLITSDTYRIAAVEQLRVYAEIVGVDLQVAYGAEDIPDLLENTRESEIVLVDTAGRSQKHREHLKELHTFLSCIQADTIHLVLSAGTKEEDLRDIIRRYTPFHIGHLVFTKLDETLTLGNVYNIVNEFLIPVSYLTFGQNVPDDIEFAQSGVFVKKLLERSSL
- a CDS encoding P-loop NTPase — protein: MDQADSLRTLMQQSFSRVRDDHSTGTVLSITSGKGGVGKSNVSIFLARAFAQQQKRILLLDGDMGVANLHILLGCSGRSSLGDFFKSSRSLGDIVEPVFSGVDLITGLSGEQAHSISPERTGAFLTAMGELSRQYDYLIIDGGAGIGRDAMDLAHFGDMTLLVITPEPTSLADAYAVIKLLQRRGRNQFYVVVNMADSDDEGAAVFEQLALICQKYLSLTPVLLGVLPREKQIVSSIRSERSLSDLPDLGSFTLRIKHVAKQIDHAFASSHSLRGL